Below is a genomic region from Actinoallomurus bryophytorum.
CGGGCGTGGCACGTTCCAAGACCTGCTGCGCGGAGGACGGCACGGCCGACAGGTGGATCTTCCAGCCCTGGGCCCGCAGCCCGGAGCCGGACGGGGCGACGCGGGTCCAGGTTCCGGCCCGGTCGATCCGCCAGCCGGACCGCAGGTGCGCGGCCACGACCTGGAAGAAGGGCGTGGGGTCGTCCTTCGAGGAGGGTTCCCGCCGCCGCGGCTGAGGCATGGACGAATGACGTAACGCCGACAAGGCCAGTCCTCCGCCCGCGGTCGCCGACAGGGGTCAAGCTCGGACTTTACGGATGGTAAACCGGCCCGTCAGTTCGCGCAATAGCCCCATTTTGGGACATCCGATCGCCGAGAGAGGCCGGCGGTCAGCCGGCCTCGGCGAGGGGCTCGATCAGCATCGGAGCCGCGGCACGGAGAGCGGCGACCGCGGCGCGGATGGCCGGGCGGCGGGCCGCCTCGGCGCGCCAGATCGCGTACACGTGACGCGTGAGCGCCGGCCGTACCGGGATGACGCGGACACCCTCCGGGATGTCGCAGCGCCCCAGCCGGGGAACGATCGAGACGCCCAGCCCCACGGCGACGAGCGCGAGCTGCGTGGCGTACTCGTCGGCGGTGTGCGCGATCAGCGGCTCCAGATCGGCCGAGCGCAGCGTGTGGACCAGCCAGTCGCGGCAGATCGCGCCCGGTGACTGGGCGATCCAGGACTCGCCGTGCAGCTCGCCGAGGTCGATCACGGACCGCCCGGCGAGCGGGTGCCCGGCCGGCAGCGCCACGTCCGCGATGTCGTCGACCAGCGACGCCTTGACCAGGCCGTCCGGGATGGCCAGGGGGACGTTGAACCAGTCCTGCACGATGCCGAGGTCGATCTCACCGCGTACGGCCAGGGGCACGGCGGCGTGCGGCTCCTGTTCGCGCAGGCACACCCGCAGCCGCGGATGCTGCCGGGCGAGGGCGGCCAGGGCCGGGGGTACGAGGCCGCGCGCCGCGGTCGGGAACGCCGCCATCGCGAGCTCGCCGACGACCTCGCCGCGCTGGGCCTCCAGGTCGGACTCGGCCTCCTCGACCATCGCCAGGATGCGCTCGGCGTGCGTCGCGAGCAGCGCGGCCGCGTCGGTGAGGCGTACCCCACGGCCGTTGCGTTCGAGGAGCTTCTGCCCGGTCTCGCGTTCGAGCTTGGCCACCTGCTGCGAGACGGCGGATGTGGTCACGTGCAGCACGTCGGCGGCGGCGCTCACTGAGCCGTACGTCGCCACCGCACTGAGGGCGCGGAGTCGATCCAGATCAAGCATGAAGTAATGCTACATATACCCATTAAAAGATAGTCGCTTGTTCTTAACAGTGGACCAGGCCAGCATCGGCCATATGAAACCTCGCCACGTCGCCATCGCGGTGATGATCGCCGCGATCTGGGGCGTCAACTTCGTCGTGATCGACGTCGGCCTCGCCTCGCTGCCTCCGCTGTTCTTCGCCGGGCTGCGCTTCGTCGCCGCCGCCTTCCCCGCGGTCCTGTTCGTACGTCGCCCCGCGATCCCGTGGCGCTGGTTCCTGCTCGTCGGGCTGCCGCTCGGCGTCGGCCAGTTCGGGCTGCTGTTCATCGGCATGCACATCGGCATGCCGGCCGGTCTGTCCTCGCTGGTGTTGCAGACACAGGCGCTGTTCACCGCGATGTTCGCGGCCGTGATGCTGCGCGAGCGGGCGCGGCGGACCCAGCTGGCCGGGATGGTCGTGGCGTTCGCCGGGATCGCGCTGATCGGACTGTCGCTCGGCCAGGGCAGCCCGCTGCTCGCCTTCACGCTGTGCATCGCCGCCGCGGGCATGTGGGGGCTGGCGAACATCGGCCTGCGGAAGGCGCGGCCGCCGGACGCGTTCGCGTTCATGGTCTGGGTCAGCCTCGTGCCGCCGATCCCGCTGCTGACGTTGTCGATGGTGTTCGAAGGCCCGCGGGCCGATCTGCACGCGCTCGCGCACATCTCGGCCGGTGGCCTGGGCGCGCTCTTCTACGTCGCCTACGTCTCGACACTGGTCGGCTTCGGGACGTGGGGCTGGCTGCTGCGCCGTTACGAGGCCGGCCAGGTCGGCATGTACTCCCTGCTCGTCCCCCCGTTCGGCATCTCCTCGGCGGCGCTCCTGCTCGGCGAGCCGATCACCATGACGGACACGATCGCGGCCCTGCTCATCGTGGGCGGAGTCGCCCTGGGCAGCATCCGCCGCCGGGCCGCCGCGCCCGCGCCCCTTCCGCAACTGGCAGGTACGCGATGATCGGCGGCATCCACGTCCCGCTGGTGACCCCGTTCGCCGCGAACGGCGCGGTGGACACCGCCACGCTGGAACGCCTCGCCCACCACGTCCTCGACCAGGGCGCCGCCGGCCTGGTCGCGCTCGGCACCACCGGAGAGGCACCGATGCTGACCGAGGACGAGCGCCTCACGGTCATCGCGACCTGCCGGAAGGTCAGCGACGCCCACCGCACACCGCTCACGATCGGCGCCGGCACCATCGGCACCGACGAGTCGGTACGCCAGGCCGAGATGCGTGCCGAGGCGGCCGACCTCCTGCTCGTGCTCGTGCCGTACTACCTGCGCCCCTCCGACGAGGGCGTGGTCGAGCACTTCGCGGCCGTGGGCGCGGCGGCCGGGGTGCCGCTGATCGTCTACAACGTTCCCTACCGCACCGGGAAGACGCTGCGCGTGGAGACGCTGCTCAGGCTGCTGGCCGCCGACCACGTCGCGGGCGTCAAGCACTGCGCCGGAGCGATCGACGCCGACACCCTCACCCTGCTCGCGCACGCCGACGGCGTGCTCGGAGGCGACGACGCGTTCCTGTTCCCGATGCTGACGCTCGGCGCGGCCGGTGGCATCGCGGCGTCCGCCAATGTCGCCCCGGCCGCGTTCGCCGCGATGGCCGAGGCCGCAGCTGCGGGTGACGCCGGACGTGCCGGGAACCTGCACAACGCTCTTCTGCCGCTGACGCGCGCCCTGTTCGCCGAGCCGTCGCCGGGCGTCATCAAGGCGGTGCTGGCCGAAACCGGGCTGATCGAGCACCCCGGCGTACGCGCGCCGCTGCGGGCACCCGCTCCGGCCTCGCTCGGCGCGGCCATGGACGCACTGAAAGGATTGGCGGCATGAAGATCGGATTCGGCGCCCCTGTGGCGGGCGCATGGGCAAGCCCGGAAAACCTCGGTTACTTCGCCGGCCGCGCCGAGGAGCTGGGATACGACTCCCTGTGGGCCTTCCACCGCCTGCTGATCCCGGCCGACAAGTCCAAGATGGCCCCGGTCTACCACAGCGTCCTCGACCCGATCGGCGCGCTGACCTTCGCCGCCGCGCGTACGTCACGTATCCGGCTCGGCGTCGCCCTGGTCAACCTGCCGTTCGTCTCCCCGGCCTACCTCGCCAAGCAGGCGGCCACACTGGACGTCCTGTCCGGCGGTCGCTTCGACCTCGGGCTGGGCACCGGCTGGCAGAGCGAGGAGTTTGTGGCCAGCGGAGTCTCGATGGAGCGCCGCGGGGCACGCGCGGAGGACTTTCTCGCCGCGCTGCACACGTTGTGGGCGGACGAGGTCAGCTCGTACGACGGTGAGTTCTACACGGTCCCGCCGAGCCGAATGGCGCCCAAACCGGTACGGAAACCGGGCCCACCCGTCCTCCTGGGCGGCGCGGTCGACGCCGCGCTGAAGCGCGCGGGCCGTCTCGCCGCCGGCTGGATGAGCCGCAGCGCCACCGACCTGACCAAGATCCACGAGCAGATCGGGATCGTGCGCGACGCCGCCGAGGAGGCCGGCAAGGATCCGGACGCCGTCCGCGTCGTCGTACGCGGGGTCGTACGCGCCGGCCAGGAGGCACGGGACGACTCGGGCGAGCGCAAGCGGCTGTCCGGATCGTACGAGCAGATCCGCGAGGACGCGGCCTGGCTCGGCGAGCTGGGCGTCACCGAGCTGTACTACGACCTCAACTGGGACCCGCTCGTCGGCTCCCCCGACGTCACGACCGAGTCGGCGACCGAGCGCGCCAAGGAGATCCTCGAGGCGCTCGCGCCCTGACCGAGGGCTCTTACTCCGCCTCGGCGGCGGCTCGCGCCGCGTGCGGGAGCGCCTCGGCGATGCGGCCCAGTGCCGCGTCGTCGTGGGCCGCCGAGAGGAACCACGCCTCGTACGCGGACGGCGGGAGGTACACCCCTCGGTCGAGCGCGGCGTGGAAGAACGCCGCGTAGCGGCGGGTGTCCTGCTGCTGCGCGCCGTCGAAGTCGCGGACCTTCCCCGGTGCGAAGAAGATCGAGAACAGGTTGCCGGCGACCTGCAACCGGTGCTCCACGCCCTCCTTGGTGAGGGCGTCGGAGGCGAGCTCGGCCACCGTGGCCGCGGCGCCGTCGATCCTTGCGTAGACCTCGTCGGTCGCGCCCCGCAGGGTGGCGAGGCCGGCGGCGGTGGCCAGGGGGTTCCCCGAGAGCGTGCCGGCCTGGTACACCGGACCCGCCGGGGCGAGCCTGGACATGATCTCGGCCCGGCCGCCGAAGGCCGCGGCGGGCAGCCCGCCGCCCATGACCTTTCCGAACGTGCACAGGTCACCGGCCACACCGTCGATGCCGTACCAGCCGGAGCGGGACACACGGAAGCCCGTGAGCACCTCGTCCATGATCAGCAGTGCGCCGTACTGCGCGCAGATCGCCTTGAGCCGGAGGTTGAAGTCGTCGAGCGGCGGCACGATGCCCATGTTGGCCGGGCACGCCTCGGTGATGACGCAGGCGATCTGGTCGCCCTGCTCGGCGAATACCTCCTCGACGGCGGCGAGGTCGTTGTAGCCGAGCACGAGGGTGTCGGCGGTGGCCGCGCCGGTGACGCCGGGCGAGTCCGGCAGGCCGAACGTCGCGACGCCCGACCCGGCCGCGGCGAGCAGCCCGTCGGAGTGGCCGTGGTAGCAGCCGGAGAACTTCACGATCTTGGGTCGGCCGGTGAAGCCGCGGGCCAACCTGATCGCGGACATGGTCGCCTCGGTGCCCGAGCTGACGAGGCGTACCTGCTCCACCGGGGTACGCGCGACGATCTCCTCGGCGAGCGTGACCTCACCCTCGGTCGGGGTGCCGTAGGAGGTGCCGAGCGCGGCGGCGCGCTGCACGGCCTCGACCACGGCCGGGTGCGCGTGGCCGAGGATCATCGGCCCCCACGAGCAGATCAGGTCGACGTACTCGTTGCCGTCGGCGTCGGTGAGGTACGGGCCACGGGCGGAGGCGATGAACCGGGGGGTGCCACCGACGGCACCGAAGGCGCGCACGGGGGAGTTCACTCCGCCGGGTATGACCGCGCCGGCCCGCTCGAACAACGCTTGGGAGATCTGGTCCGAAGTCACGCCTTCGAGTCTTTCAGAAGTCATACGCAGACGTCCGCGAGGATCTCCAGGATGCGCACGGGGTCGGGCAGCGTCGCGTTTTCGGGCAAGTTGACCCAGGTCACGGCGCGGCCGAGGGGCAGCACCGACGGCGGGGCGACCACATAGCTGTCACGGCAGTGCCAGCGCATCCCAGGGGTCTCCACGACGCTCTCGGGCACGGTGTCCAGGTGGCAGGACCACCACTCGTCCTCGTCGACCGGCGCGCCGCGGGTGGCGACGAAGAACAGGTAGCGCTCGTCACCCATCGCGGCCACCGGGCCGACGGGCACACGATCGCGCTCCATGCGGGCCAGCGCGAGCCGTCCCGCGGACGCCGGCACGTCGAAGACGTCGAAGACCCGGCCGGTCGGCAGGATGATGTTGGCGTCCGGATCGCCGGCCCACCACTGGCCGACGCGGTCCGCGTCGATCGTGGCCTGCAACTGCCACACCTGTGACGACGGGTGCGCACCCGGAGACGGGCAGCCGACGCGGTCACACGAGCAGGCTCGCGTGCCGTCGGTGGTCGAGTGCGCGCCAGGACAACAGGGCCAGCCGAGGGCCGCGTACTCCTGAGCCGCGGCCCCCATTTGCACTTTTTGACGCTTTGTGACGGATGTTCCCAAAGTGTCCGCTCCCCCTCCACCTCTTACCACCGATGATGGCGCGCCGGTGGGCGGCGGATCGCAACAACCCCGGGATAGCGGCGAACACGTGACCTAGGCGTGTCCCCGGTCCACACGCCGTCGCCGCGGAGACGTGTGTTTCATAGCGGCTTGAGAGTGACGTGATAGAGGCGTGGGACAGGATGGACACAACGCTATGAGTTCGGGTCGCACGGAGGCCGGCCCGGCCTCTCAGCGGTCGTTCGCGCTCTCCGTCAGTGCGCGAGCGAGCGCGCGACCTCCGTGGCCCAGTAAGTCAGGATGATGTCCGCACCCGCGCGGCGGATCGAGGTCAGGGTCTCGTCGATCATGCGCCGCCGGTCCACCCAGCCCTGGGCCGCCGCCGCCTCGACCATGGCGTACTCGCCGCTGACCTGGTAGGCCGCCACCGGCACCTGCACCGAGTCGCGGACCCGCCGGACGATGTCGAGGTAGGTCATCGCCGGCTTGACCATCACCATGTCGGCGCCCTCGTCGATGTCCAGGGCGGCCTCGCGCATGGCCTCCTCGGCGTTGGCGGGGTCCTGCTGGTACGCCGCCCGGTCACCGAACTGCGGTGCGCACTCGGCGGCCTCGCGGAACGGCCCGTAGAAGGCCGAGGCGTACTTCACGGCGTAGGCCATGATCGACACACCGGAGTAGCCGGCGCCGTCGAGGGCGGAGCGGATCGCCGCCACCTGCCCGTCCATCATGCCGCTCGGCGCGACGACCTCGGCGCCCGCCGCGGCCTGTGCCGCCGCGATCGAGGCGTACCGGTCCAGCGTCGCGTCGTTGTCCACCTCGCCGGAGGAGGTGAGGATGCCGCAGTGCCCGTGGTCGGTGTACTCGTCGAGGCACAGGTCGGCCATGAGCACCGTGGCGTCGCCGACCTCCGACGACAGGTCGCGCAGAGCCTTCTGCACGATCCCGGCGGGATCGTCGGCGCCCGAGCCGCGGCCGTCCTTGACGGCCGGGATGCCGAACAGGATCAGCCCGCCGACCCCGGCCTCCGCGGCATCGTACGCGGCCTTCCGCAGCGTGTCCCTCGTGTGCTGCACCACGCCCGGCATGGACGTGATCGGCTGCGCCTCGGAGATGCCCTCCTTGACGAAGAGGGGCTGGACGAGGTCCGCCGGCCGCACCTGGCTCTCGGCGACCAGGCGGCGCATCGCGGGAGTGCGCCGGAGCCGCCGAGGACGTACGACGGGGAACTTCGCGGTCATGTGGCCTCCTGCGTCGGGGGAAGTGACCAGGGGACTGTGCTGTCTGATTCCCTCGCCCCGCTCGGTCACGGCAAAGACTCTCTTTTTCGGCTATTTGCGGCGCCGGGCACCGCGGCGCATCTCGCTGGGCTTGCGAAGCGGATCACCGGCCTCGACCTGAGCCGCCCGGCGGTTGGCACCGTACTCCGAAAGCGCCTCGGCGAGGGCACTGGCCGACGGTTTGTCCGCCATGACGTCCACGCGCAGGCCGTACTCCTTCGCCGTCTCGGCGGTCTGCGGGCCGATCACCGCGATGACCGTCACGTTGTGCGGCTTGCCGGCGATGCCGATGAGGTTGCGCACCGTCGAGGACGACGTGAAGAGCACGGCGTCGAAGCCGCCGCCCTTGATCGCCTCGCGGATCGGCTGCGGCGGCGGCGCGGCGCGTACGGTCCGGTAGGCCGTGACGTCGTCGCACTCCCAGCCCAGGTCGGTCAGGCCGGCCACCAGCGTCTCGGTGGCGATGTCGGCGCGGGGCAGCAGCACCCGGTTGATCGGGTCCAGGTCCTTGTCGTAGGGCGGCCAGACCTCCAGCAGCCCCTCGGAGGACTGCTGGTCGGCCGGCATCAGGTCGGGCCGTACGCCGAACTCCACCAGTGACGCCGCGGTCTGGTCGCCGACGGCGGCGACCTTCAGCCCGGCGAAGGCCCGGGCGTCCAGGCCGTACTGCTCGAACCGCTCCCGTACCGCGCGCACGGCGTTGGTGGAGGTGAAGACGACCCATTCGTAACGCCCGGTGACCAGGCCCTTGACGGCACGTTCCATTTGCTGCGGAGTGCGAGGGGGCTCGACCGAGATGGTCGGCACCTCCTCGGGCACCGCGCCGTACGAGCGGAGCTGTTCGGACAGCGAAGCGGCCTGCTCCTTGGTCCGCGGCACGAGCACCCGCCAGCCGAACAGGGGCTTGGTCTCGAACCAGGACAGCTTGTCTCGCCAGTTCACGACGTCGCCGACCACGATCACGAAGGGCGCGTCGAGATGCTTGGTGTCCGGGCCCACGCGGCCCAGGGTGGACGAGACGGTGTACTGCTCGGTCGTGGTGCCCATGGAGGTGACCGCGACCGGGGTGGCGTCGGGGCGGCCGGAGGCGACCAGGCCCTTGGCCA
It encodes:
- a CDS encoding bifunctional DNA primase/polymerase — protein: MGAAAQEYAALGWPCCPGAHSTTDGTRACSCDRVGCPSPGAHPSSQVWQLQATIDADRVGQWWAGDPDANIILPTGRVFDVFDVPASAGRLALARMERDRVPVGPVAAMGDERYLFFVATRGAPVDEDEWWSCHLDTVPESVVETPGMRWHCRDSYVVAPPSVLPLGRAVTWVNLPENATLPDPVRILEILADVCV
- a CDS encoding TIGR03619 family F420-dependent LLM class oxidoreductase, yielding MKIGFGAPVAGAWASPENLGYFAGRAEELGYDSLWAFHRLLIPADKSKMAPVYHSVLDPIGALTFAAARTSRIRLGVALVNLPFVSPAYLAKQAATLDVLSGGRFDLGLGTGWQSEEFVASGVSMERRGARAEDFLAALHTLWADEVSSYDGEFYTVPPSRMAPKPVRKPGPPVLLGGAVDAALKRAGRLAAGWMSRSATDLTKIHEQIGIVRDAAEEAGKDPDAVRVVVRGVVRAGQEARDDSGERKRLSGSYEQIREDAAWLGELGVTELYYDLNWDPLVGSPDVTTESATERAKEILEALAP
- a CDS encoding uroporphyrinogen-III synthase, which translates into the protein MSPASKSPAAASGTARPAKKPSGRPGRVAFVGVGPGDPELLTLRAIRLLGAADVIVVQEATASLFYPYFNPDAEVLAPGTVNPVTLARSGKLVARVFLGDPGIGSPLADEAKACAKGRVQFEIVPGISAVTGVPAYTGIPLTDGKHRDVMVVDAQEGGVDWSAYTGAATLVIIGAENTIGEVAKGLVASGRPDATPVAVTSMGTTTEQYTVSSTLGRVGPDTKHLDAPFVIVVGDVVNWRDKLSWFETKPLFGWRVLVPRTKEQAASLSEQLRSYGAVPEEVPTISVEPPRTPQQMERAVKGLVTGRYEWVVFTSTNAVRAVRERFEQYGLDARAFAGLKVAAVGDQTAASLVEFGVRPDLMPADQQSSEGLLEVWPPYDKDLDPINRVLLPRADIATETLVAGLTDLGWECDDVTAYRTVRAAPPPQPIREAIKGGGFDAVLFTSSSTVRNLIGIAGKPHNVTVIAVIGPQTAETAKEYGLRVDVMADKPSASALAEALSEYGANRRAAQVEAGDPLRKPSEMRRGARRRK
- the hemB gene encoding porphobilinogen synthase, whose amino-acid sequence is MTAKFPVVRPRRLRRTPAMRRLVAESQVRPADLVQPLFVKEGISEAQPITSMPGVVQHTRDTLRKAAYDAAEAGVGGLILFGIPAVKDGRGSGADDPAGIVQKALRDLSSEVGDATVLMADLCLDEYTDHGHCGILTSSGEVDNDATLDRYASIAAAQAAAGAEVVAPSGMMDGQVAAIRSALDGAGYSGVSIMAYAVKYASAFYGPFREAAECAPQFGDRAAYQQDPANAEEAMREAALDIDEGADMVMVKPAMTYLDIVRRVRDSVQVPVAAYQVSGEYAMVEAAAAQGWVDRRRMIDETLTSIRRAGADIILTYWATEVARSLAH
- a CDS encoding EamA family transporter: MKPRHVAIAVMIAAIWGVNFVVIDVGLASLPPLFFAGLRFVAAAFPAVLFVRRPAIPWRWFLLVGLPLGVGQFGLLFIGMHIGMPAGLSSLVLQTQALFTAMFAAVMLRERARRTQLAGMVVAFAGIALIGLSLGQGSPLLAFTLCIAAAGMWGLANIGLRKARPPDAFAFMVWVSLVPPIPLLTLSMVFEGPRADLHALAHISAGGLGALFYVAYVSTLVGFGTWGWLLRRYEAGQVGMYSLLVPPFGISSAALLLGEPITMTDTIAALLIVGGVALGSIRRRAAAPAPLPQLAGTR
- a CDS encoding LysR family transcriptional regulator — translated: MLDLDRLRALSAVATYGSVSAAADVLHVTTSAVSQQVAKLERETGQKLLERNGRGVRLTDAAALLATHAERILAMVEEAESDLEAQRGEVVGELAMAAFPTAARGLVPPALAALARQHPRLRVCLREQEPHAAVPLAVRGEIDLGIVQDWFNVPLAIPDGLVKASLVDDIADVALPAGHPLAGRSVIDLGELHGESWIAQSPGAICRDWLVHTLRSADLEPLIAHTADEYATQLALVAVGLGVSIVPRLGRCDIPEGVRVIPVRPALTRHVYAIWRAEAARRPAIRAAVAALRAAAPMLIEPLAEAG
- the dapA gene encoding 4-hydroxy-tetrahydrodipicolinate synthase translates to MIGGIHVPLVTPFAANGAVDTATLERLAHHVLDQGAAGLVALGTTGEAPMLTEDERLTVIATCRKVSDAHRTPLTIGAGTIGTDESVRQAEMRAEAADLLLVLVPYYLRPSDEGVVEHFAAVGAAAGVPLIVYNVPYRTGKTLRVETLLRLLAADHVAGVKHCAGAIDADTLTLLAHADGVLGGDDAFLFPMLTLGAAGGIAASANVAPAAFAAMAEAAAAGDAGRAGNLHNALLPLTRALFAEPSPGVIKAVLAETGLIEHPGVRAPLRAPAPASLGAAMDALKGLAA
- the hemL gene encoding glutamate-1-semialdehyde 2,1-aminomutase, which gives rise to MTSERLEGVTSDQISQALFERAGAVIPGGVNSPVRAFGAVGGTPRFIASARGPYLTDADGNEYVDLICSWGPMILGHAHPAVVEAVQRAAALGTSYGTPTEGEVTLAEEIVARTPVEQVRLVSSGTEATMSAIRLARGFTGRPKIVKFSGCYHGHSDGLLAAAGSGVATFGLPDSPGVTGAATADTLVLGYNDLAAVEEVFAEQGDQIACVITEACPANMGIVPPLDDFNLRLKAICAQYGALLIMDEVLTGFRVSRSGWYGIDGVAGDLCTFGKVMGGGLPAAAFGGRAEIMSRLAPAGPVYQAGTLSGNPLATAAGLATLRGATDEVYARIDGAAATVAELASDALTKEGVEHRLQVAGNLFSIFFAPGKVRDFDGAQQQDTRRYAAFFHAALDRGVYLPPSAYEAWFLSAAHDDAALGRIAEALPHAARAAAEAE